A single Candidatus Bathyanammoxibius amoris DNA region contains:
- the purM gene encoding phosphoribosylformylglycinamidine cyclo-ligase, which translates to MPPIYYKDAGVNIAAKEKFTGDIHKDMRKTFGPRVIESPGGFGGLFSLHYENRLFKKYRNPVLVASTDGVGTKLKVAFMMDKHDTVGIDLVAMCVNDILTMGADPLFFLDYVGAGKVDPSRLHEVIRGIVAGCREADCALLGGETAEMPDFYRDDEYDLAGFAVGVKEKKDLIMGKAITPGDVVVGLYSSGLHSNGFSLVRKVFFQKHKWSVSKKVEELGATLGEELLRPTKIYVRAMKKILGHYKIKHVIKGAAHITGGGFQGNIPRILPAGTSVRIEKKLWTPQPIFTLVKTLGDVPEDEMFRVFNMGIGMVVIVKAYYEDSIIRQLRSAGQDAAVIGKVVRGKRRVELV; encoded by the coding sequence ATGCCCCCAATATATTATAAAGACGCAGGGGTAAACATAGCCGCCAAGGAGAAATTCACCGGGGACATACACAAAGACATGCGAAAGACCTTCGGCCCGAGGGTCATTGAAAGCCCCGGCGGCTTTGGCGGACTCTTCAGCCTGCACTATGAAAACCGCCTGTTCAAAAAATACCGCAACCCCGTACTGGTAGCCTCGACCGACGGTGTCGGCACGAAACTCAAGGTGGCCTTTATGATGGACAAGCATGACACGGTCGGCATAGACCTGGTGGCTATGTGCGTGAACGACATCCTGACCATGGGCGCAGACCCCCTCTTCTTCCTCGACTACGTGGGCGCCGGGAAGGTCGACCCCTCCAGGCTGCATGAGGTCATAAGGGGCATTGTGGCCGGGTGCAGGGAGGCTGATTGCGCCCTGCTCGGGGGCGAGACGGCCGAGATGCCCGACTTTTATCGTGATGACGAATACGACCTTGCCGGGTTTGCCGTAGGGGTTAAAGAAAAGAAAGACCTCATAATGGGCAAGGCCATCACACCGGGAGACGTCGTGGTGGGCCTTTATTCAAGCGGGTTACACAGCAACGGGTTCTCACTCGTAAGAAAGGTTTTTTTCCAGAAACACAAATGGTCCGTCAGCAAGAAGGTCGAAGAACTCGGCGCCACGCTGGGAGAAGAGCTGCTGAGACCCACGAAGATATACGTCAGGGCCATGAAGAAGATACTGGGGCACTACAAGATAAAACACGTGATAAAAGGGGCCGCTCATATCACAGGTGGGGGTTTTCAGGGAAACATACCGCGCATACTGCCTGCCGGTACCTCCGTCAGGATAGAAAAGAAACTCTGGACACCCCAACCCATATTCACACTGGTCAAAACACTTGGAGACGTACCGGAAGACGAGATGTTCCGTGTGTTCAATATGGGCATAGGCATGGTAGTTATCGTGAAGGCTTATTACGAAGACTCGATAATACGTCAGCTCCGTTCGGCCGGGCAGGATGCCGCCGTTATAGGAAAGGTGGTAAGGGGCAAACGCCGGGTCGAGTTGGTGTAA
- a CDS encoding RidA family protein codes for MDKEVVSTTDAPQAIGPYSQGVRAGSLVFVSGQIPIDPATGDVIEGDIRAQTRRVLENIKGILEAAGLSLENVVKTTIFLESIEEDYGAVNEVYAGFFKDSRPARSTVEVSRLPKDVGVEIEAIAIVEARSKK; via the coding sequence ATGGATAAGGAAGTGGTTTCTACTACAGACGCGCCACAGGCCATAGGCCCTTATTCTCAGGGTGTGCGTGCGGGCTCACTGGTGTTCGTTTCCGGCCAGATACCCATCGACCCTGCCACGGGTGACGTTATAGAGGGCGACATCCGGGCCCAGACACGCCGCGTGCTGGAAAACATCAAGGGAATACTGGAGGCCGCCGGCTTGTCGCTGGAGAACGTAGTAAAGACCACCATATTCCTGGAGAGTATAGAGGAGGACTATGGCGCGGTTAATGAGGTGTACGCCGGGTTTTTCAAGGACTCCAGGCCCGCACGCTCGACTGTTGAGGTGTCAAGGCTGCCGAAGGATGTGGGCGTGGAGATTGAGGCCATCGCTATAGTGGAGGCAAGGAGCAAGAAATAA
- a CDS encoding complex I NDUFA9 subunit family protein: protein MILVTGGTGFVGRNVVRKLVEEGKEKVRCLARKQSRRQVLKGLGVEFVEGDITSPGTLEKAMKGVEKVVHIVGIIVEKPPEVTFERIHVEGTANVVNAARKAGVKKFVHMSAMGAGADAASRYHTTKWSGEEAVRSSGIPYVIFRPSIICGKDDEFVNMFAQIVRQTRYLPIFYVIGSGKVKMQPVYVEDVAHCFAKAAASEKIVNKTYELGGPEQLTMDEILDTIFKVMGTRKKKLHLPLKSAWPMAYLMEKVSEKPMITREQLIMMQSDNVGDIKEMKRDFELKPMKFEDAVRTYLKQGPE, encoded by the coding sequence ATGATATTGGTAACGGGCGGTACGGGCTTTGTCGGACGTAATGTCGTAAGGAAGCTGGTCGAAGAAGGGAAGGAAAAGGTAAGGTGTCTGGCACGAAAGCAGTCACGCCGGCAAGTGCTGAAAGGTCTGGGCGTAGAATTCGTGGAGGGGGACATAACGTCCCCGGGGACACTTGAGAAGGCGATGAAGGGCGTGGAGAAGGTCGTTCATATTGTGGGCATCATCGTTGAGAAGCCCCCTGAGGTGACGTTTGAGAGGATACACGTGGAGGGCACGGCCAACGTGGTGAATGCCGCAAGAAAGGCCGGGGTAAAGAAGTTTGTTCACATGAGTGCAATGGGTGCCGGGGCCGACGCGGCCAGCCGCTACCACACCACCAAATGGTCGGGCGAGGAGGCCGTCCGCTCAAGCGGTATACCGTACGTAATATTCCGGCCGTCTATAATATGCGGCAAGGACGACGAGTTTGTAAACATGTTCGCCCAGATAGTCAGGCAGACCCGGTACCTGCCCATCTTTTACGTCATCGGATCGGGGAAGGTGAAGATGCAGCCCGTCTATGTGGAAGACGTGGCACACTGCTTTGCGAAGGCCGCGGCCAGTGAAAAAATAGTAAACAAAACTTATGAGCTGGGCGGGCCGGAACAGTTAACCATGGATGAGATACTGGACACCATATTCAAGGTGATGGGTACACGGAAGAAAAAGCTCCACCTGCCGCTGAAGAGTGCGTGGCCCATGGCCTACCTGATGGAAAAAGTCAGTGAAAAACCCATGATTACCCGTGAACAGCTTATTATGATGCAGAGTGACAACGTGGGTGACATAAAAGAGATGAAAAGGGACTTTGAACTGAAGCCGATGAAGTTCGAGGACGCCGTCAGGACCTATCTTAAACAGGGACCGGAGTAG